A section of the Rhodobacter sp. genome encodes:
- a CDS encoding aldehyde dehydrogenase family protein yields MPKLYPDADTAAPAGEAAFQALLGKPFALTLPGVTGWVGEEVSPYTQVPLGITYPQAGPDALFAAAKAALPGWAAAEIDTRLMLLMEGLDRLYARLFTLVPAVMHTAGQSYNMAYAGSGVNALDRGIEALVHAEQAMRSVTPRAEWARRFGRDEIRLDKTYRLMPRGVAVCFTCASFATWNAWPSILASLATGNAVIVKPHPASVLPMAITVQVLRDLLAEQGFDPNLVTLCMDTVADPLGKVLIKHPDCAIVDFTGSARFGAWVEANAHPAIAFTETSGCNTVVLAGADDLDAAIRSLATTMCMFSAQMCTSPQNVYLPPQVDTPDGPVPRDVVARKLADAIAALTDDPRRAAMILATVQAPQTLGLIQWVREQASARGRVLLDSRAYRHPEFPQARTATPLLVQVGKEAQDLYAEERFGPIGFVIDCDSAEDALHQATEDARLNGGITGFLYARDEAFITRAETAYARAGAQLTINLTGAMPLNFAAAYSDYHVTGLNGAGNATLTTLAFVASRFAVAQSRRPARSHD; encoded by the coding sequence ATGCCGAAACTCTACCCTGACGCCGACACCGCCGCACCCGCGGGCGAGGCCGCGTTCCAGGCGTTGCTGGGCAAGCCGTTCGCGCTGACGCTGCCCGGCGTAACCGGATGGGTGGGCGAAGAAGTCTCGCCCTATACACAGGTGCCGTTGGGGATCACCTACCCGCAAGCAGGCCCCGACGCCCTGTTCGCCGCCGCCAAAGCCGCACTCCCCGGCTGGGCGGCGGCGGAAATCGACACGCGCCTGATGCTGCTGATGGAGGGGCTGGATCGGCTCTATGCACGCCTGTTCACGCTGGTTCCTGCCGTGATGCACACCGCAGGTCAAAGCTACAACATGGCCTATGCCGGGTCCGGCGTGAACGCGCTGGACCGCGGGATCGAGGCGCTGGTCCATGCCGAACAGGCAATGCGCAGCGTGACGCCCCGGGCGGAATGGGCGCGACGGTTCGGCCGTGACGAGATCCGCCTGGACAAGACCTACCGCCTGATGCCGCGCGGGGTGGCGGTGTGTTTCACCTGCGCCAGTTTCGCCACCTGGAATGCCTGGCCGTCGATCCTGGCCAGCCTGGCGACGGGCAACGCGGTGATCGTCAAGCCGCACCCCGCCAGCGTGCTTCCGATGGCGATCACGGTGCAGGTGTTGCGCGATCTGCTGGCCGAGCAGGGCTTTGATCCCAACCTGGTGACGCTGTGCATGGACACGGTGGCGGACCCGCTGGGCAAGGTGCTGATCAAGCATCCCGATTGCGCCATCGTGGATTTCACCGGCTCTGCCCGGTTCGGCGCCTGGGTCGAGGCCAACGCCCATCCCGCCATCGCCTTCACCGAGACCTCGGGGTGCAACACCGTGGTGCTGGCCGGGGCCGACGATCTCGATGCCGCGATCCGGTCGCTGGCGACGACGATGTGCATGTTCTCGGCGCAGATGTGCACCAGCCCGCAGAACGTCTATCTGCCGCCACAAGTGGACACGCCCGACGGACCGGTGCCGCGCGATGTGGTCGCGCGCAAGCTGGCCGACGCCATCGCCGCGCTGACCGACGACCCGCGCCGCGCCGCGATGATCCTGGCGACGGTGCAGGCGCCGCAGACGCTGGGCCTGATCCAGTGGGTGCGCGAGCAGGCCTCGGCCCGGGGGCGGGTGCTGCTGGACAGCCGCGCCTATCGCCACCCCGAGTTTCCACAGGCCCGCACCGCGACGCCCCTTCTGGTGCAGGTCGGAAAAGAGGCGCAGGACCTCTACGCCGAGGAACGCTTTGGCCCCATCGGCTTTGTCATCGACTGCGACAGCGCCGAGGATGCGCTGCATCAGGCGACCGAGGACGCACGCCTGAACGGCGGGATCACCGGGTTCCTCTATGCGCGGGACGAGGCGTTCATAACCCGGGCCGAAACGGCCTATGCACGGGCTGGCGCGCAGCTGACGATCAATCTGACCGGCGCGATGCCGCTGAATTTCGCCGCCGCCTATTCCGATTACCACGTCACCGGCCTGAACGGCGCGGGCAATGCCACGTTGACCACCCTGGCCTTTGTCGCGTCCCGGTTCGCCGTGGCCCAATCCCGCCGCCCCGCGAGGTCCCATGACTGA